The Amblyomma americanum isolate KBUSLIRL-KWMA chromosome 11, ASM5285725v1, whole genome shotgun sequence genome includes the window agccgagcaccagaccaggggaaagcttgtacccattgtatcactggtgggtacccggcggcactggggatcgaaccccgcgcctcccgcatgcgaggcggatggtcaactacttggccaccgctgcggtaaggCTTGCGTAGCCAGTGTCAAACTTCGTTGCCACAACCATTATTCCCACAAAGCGCTACTTCCTTGCAGACAAACGGCGTACGGAACACCAGTTGGTCTCCGCATGGACTAATTGCGGCAGTTAGTCCCGTATTTTACCCATTTTTTTTCATCAACTGCACCCTCGACCACGCGATGCATTCCCTATGCAGCCAAGGTGTTCGCGTTCCTCGCCTCGTTCGACGCGGTGGTGCCCGTGGTGGGCGAGATACTGCTCACCTCGCTGTTCAACGTCTCCATTGGCTTCTTGCCGGGCCTGCCGTACATCGTGGCCGCCGGAATCAACTGCTTTGCCGTTGGCCTCGTTGCGTAAGCACCTGATTTTGTTGTATTAGTCGGTACTAGAGGACTTCCTTAGTTGCTCTGCTGCAAGGAACAACGAGCCCTCTTCAGGGTCTCCGGAACAGGGGAGGGGGGCGGTTGCCCCCCAGCATTtctccagagggggcagcgccctcCTTGCCCCCAAGTCTCCATCTTCTTGCCctcagatcagatttctgacacacttcgattttaggacgttataaatgtaaagcacagtgagGCTCAGCTCGTTCGCTTCATACCCAGCCTTAAAACGCTTAAAttcagtaacctaaaccaatcatgtcccagcagaaattgttaattgactgagctctgttcatgagcatgattatatagcattgaaacagtatgaacaaactttttgatgcagtcgatcactcctcaaGTGTACATCTTTATATATATAAAGTTGCCCATTTCAAGTTATATATGCATTACAAATACACTTTTGAACAGCAAAGtatgaaaatataaacaaaaataaaaattaaacatttaaataaaacatggaataaataaagaaatagtaaaaaaaactcgaagacccccccccccccctctcgagaaaatgttccggagtccctggtcCTCTTTACCCTGCGTTCGATGCATGACAGCCTTAATCATTTTCCGCCattaaacccaacccaacccacccCAATGCAATGTAACACAAGACATTCTCTGTGGGCGCAAATGTAGATAACACGTTGCTTATTCTCTGGTAGCACGTCTGAAGCGAACAGTCCTTAAAACAGCGATCCAACGCTACTGACGTTTGATGGTGTCACGAGATAGTGTTATTATACGCACAAACTGTTATAGCGGTACAGGCTGTGGCCATTAACGATGTAACATGGATGCGTGCAGTTGTGCAGTCTACGTATCAACGCCACTCTAGCTCTCTCCCTCTCTCAAAAAACAAACTGAACATCGAGTCTCTGTGCTCTACCTTAAAGTGGACACTATCTGAAAGTTACAGTAGCTCTTAGTATTCTGAGGGTTCAACAGCAGCGAGATCAACATCCCCAGTTGCAGTTGACATGCGTTCCAGCTTTGAGACTCAACAGTCGCGCCAATCACGTCGTCGCACATTTTATTCAACACCTGGACACCAGTTAACCTCACATGTTAGCCCTGAGCCGTCAATCTACGAAAGCGTCAACTTTACAACGCACGTTCTGCGCCTCCCGGAAGGTCCAGTTGTAACAGGCGGATGTATTAGCTATAGCCAGATAGCCAAGTGCTCGCGCCGTCTGGACAGGGTCTTAGGTCCTGACGTCACCGAGACGCGTGCTCTTCTCTTTCCAGTTACGTCACAAAGATGCACCGGGAGAGCATCGGCTACCAAGACATGACAAAAGCAGAGGCCGGTCCGGTACCCATCAACGACTGAAGGCGCTGCTTGGACCAATACGACGGATTTTGCAGCATACCGTACCGAATCGAAATCCGCGACATCGGGAGATTTTCAGCGCACCGTCACTACGGCGTGACGGCTATCGTCACCACATGTTCCAGGCTTTGTTTGCGCGTGCGCTTGACTATATCCCGGTGTGTTTAGTTTGTTCAGCTAGTGCCCGACTCTGACAGGAACGGTGGCGGGATGAGGTTGCGCGCGGCTCTGCACCTAAAAGTTCCCATTAGCTGTTAGCTTGTTGTAGCGCACTGCTTCTCTAGTCCCGCTGAGGTACTCGTTGCAGGGAATGTGCGCCTGTGCTTCTTCCATCCACAGACCGGGGCCGTAGAAGTAGCTTGCTATGACGCTTCTCCCTATCTGTCTGGATGATTCGAGGAGCACTATAAGCTttcgctttatttattttttatcacATTGTATTCAGTGAATAACTTTTTCGCACAAGCTGTGCCGTCCACGCGAAGCATTGGTGAGGCGCGCTGCGTATTTTAGGAACAACGACCAACCTCACTTTTTCTCTTTCGCCGTCACGATTAGTTGTCGCTGTGCAGCCATTACACTTAAGTCTAAAGCTTAAGTGTTCAAGTGTAAGTTCAATCGAAAACGGCGTCTTCAGAGACCACTGCCTGTAAACCATCGTCACGTTCGTGACAGTTAAGCAGGGGAAGAAATCCGTCCGGCTTTTATACATGAGTGTATATACTGCAAGTATACTTCACCTAACTTGCTAACCGAACAACTTGGGCACGGCACGCAATGTGTATTATGGCTACACCCTTTGTACATGTGCCGAACGTAATTTTCAGCTTTATATGCCCACTGGATGCAGTGGCAGGGGGCTCAGAATAACACGCTTGTGTTGTGCAGACCACCTACTGCCAGCGCCTGTTGGTTTATCACACGAAGAGTGTGTTGTGCTTTTACTTATGAGGAGTCACTGTTTAACTGCTGTAGTCATGATAAGGAGTAGGGAACCATCGAAAAGTCGTCTGTTACCGCGTCTCCTATCAACACACCTTCATATATATTGGAGGGTCATAGTTACAATCATTCAGGTATTTTTTATTCTTACATTTTCTGCACCTTTTTGTTTATATCTTTCTCTCCCGAAAACCTTCCGCAAGGTGCAGTAGCATGTGAATGCTATTCACACGCTGGCTAAATTCTCTGCCTTTGATTATACAGATTCTATCTCTGTCTCTCTTTTTCCAGGAATTAGGGATTTATCCCATTCGGTTTCAACCTATCGGATGTATTCATgggacgtcacgggcgccatccTGTGGTGCAGCGTGCAGCCTCAGCAGTGCAAACTGAAACAGGTGGCGATAAGCTGATTAGATATTCTTGAAGCCCGGCTGTGTGCCTCGGTATATGCACTACAAAATGGCCGCCAATGTGACGTCGGTGCTTACTCTCTTTAGTCTCAAATTAAATCTAACTACAGCTAGTTATAGCCACCGGTTAAAATAACGCACATATCGCCTGGCGCACGAGTCTCACCTCTGTGCTTTCTTCGTTACCTGCAAAATCGTTTCTGCACATTGAGCTTGGCATTAGGACTGCACGACTTCACAAAAGGCTGTACAAATCACCTCTGATGATCTGCAAAGAAATAAGCCTAATATGGCATAACCTTGTGTTAGTAGTCCACATTTCAGTCTGTCATGTTTGTGGAAGCTGCCATGAGCTATCATGCGAATCTCTTGAATCTTAGCTGCAAGATTAACTCTTTTGGTAACTGGTCGCCTAGCTTCAACCATTTCggacgccatttttttttcatctgaacCAAACATTTTTTAGCCTAAATAGTATATTTCGACTTCAAGAAAGACAGCTATTTTTCTAGCGCGAAATACCAGTAGTTAAACTTATATCGGAATGTGCAGTGTTTCGTATAAAGTATCGGGAGTGGATAAAAAGAGTAACACGGAAATGCCGATATTTACCAATTAACAGCTGAGAGGTCCTGGAGTCACTTTGTTTTGAGGATACTCAGGGAAAGCGCTCGAAACTGAGGAAAAAAAGTTATTGCTAGTGACAAAGTCGTGTCTGCTTAAAAATGATGGCCGATGTGTTGCCTATCTCACTGTTTTGTGCGGTATTTAGTATACAATTTTGTACAAAGCTCCTTGAAGGGCTTAATATTCAAAATCAGACTTAAATAGCGCTATTCATACCTAAACTGACATTGAGCCTAGGCTTGCGCAGCCATTTCCCTAACGTGGACCCAACATCGGATCCAAGACTAGTGTGTTAAAATGGAATAGTCATGGCATTGGAGTGACACTTGTGCTTAGCTGTCTAATATCAAGCCAAGAACAGTCAACTTTGTCGCGTTCACATACATTTACACGCATTGAGCATACATTTAGCGCACATACAAGCATATTTAACCAAATCGCAAAGGGCGTACATGCGCGGTCGAAGAGTCCGGACATATCTACCTCCACCGGCGCAAGTTTAACTGTCCTTTTTCTACATTCATATACCTGACCATGTAAGTGTGTTTTGAACCATGTTTAGTTTTGGCTGTTTACTACGCTTTGTGAATACAAGCCAGTCTTATTGCTGGTGCGTGCGCGCGGAATCTCTCGTTATCCCATAGAAAAGCTTTCCGTACAAGTAAGCAGACCGTTATAGAAAACCTGTATACAGAAATGGGTAGAAAGTGTATGGGCAATGAATGAAAGATTCAGTGTGTATCCGCAGCACCGCCAGGGCCATTGTGTATGTCTTGAGTCGGTAATCATTGATGGTCTGCTCTTTGTTTCTTGTCGAGCAGCGGTTATTTCTCGTTGAGTGTGTATTGTTTAGAGGTTTTCTTCTTACCTCGGCAAAAAGTACTGCCTGTATACGTTTTGGTTAGGCTTAGAACTGCCTCGGAACTTTTGTCTTGCTTTAGTCGCGCTGTGTAGAGGGCGCCTTTTGTGAGGGCATGTGTGCGGGTTCATTGTACTTGGCGCTTACGTGTCATCGCATCACAGACGCCGTTGTCAACTCTGCGCACCACATGACGTGACTTGTGGGGTGTCCTGACTGTGGTGCGAGATATAGACTTTTTACCTGAGACTTAGTTTAACTGTCATCCAAGCAGTTGGCGTGGCTTTATTTTAGCTCATCAGCGAGCGAGCAGCATTTCTGAACGCGTCAGAACAAATACAGAACTATGTGGGTAGGAAGCTCGTGTAAATTTAACAGTCGTGACAGTTTTCTGCAGTAATTGTGGAGTCAAAGATGGCATACCTTCTTGTCTGTCACTTTTCAGCGTGTTATTTTATTTGTGGTATCTGGAAAAAGTATATGGTGAGCAtattaaaaaaaggaaatttgTGCAGAATATTCCCATTCGTAGTTCCTTGCTTGTAAACTGCTTGTAATATCTCACAGTACTGCTCTCCGAGTCACAGATGTACACGCGAGCTACAGGGGAACCGTCAAGAGAGACTGCAGTAGGTGCAGGTCATTTCTGCCCCGGCCGTATTCCACGTGCTCTCCGGCGGTAATTGGAGGACCTTTCCCCGCGCTTTGGGAATGTTCTGTGGCGTGCGCGTGCGCTGTTCATATCGCCCCGTGGCAGCTTGTTAAAAGCGCACCGATTTCTGCCACACTGGCCCAAACGaaactgagaaaaaaagaaactaatgtGTTGCTCACGCAGTCATTTCTGTATTTCAACTATGACAGAGGCATTTGTAGATTTACTTTCATTCCCAAATAGTACGCCATATAAATTCTTCACTCATGTTTACGGGCTTTAAGAagccgcctgttttttttttgtatgtccGAAATAAATGGTTATTTTGTGTTTTTGCCACAGGTGTCTTGGTTGTAGAGCGAACTCTTATGAGCAGAAAACTGCTGCTTTCATCCGTTCTCTCAACACACGCCATTGCGGGAGGAGGAGTTCCTAACAGACCACTGTAATTCCGATTGTACTTAAGGACCGCCAGCACACATATGTCATTTGGATGCGCAGAAGTACAACAGTGCGGCATTGCATGTTACCTAAGGTGACCTTTTTTTCTGCTCTGTCAGTGACTTCTTCAGGGAGAACCTCAGTAGAAGTCCGGCGGTTGCTACGAGACCAATCACACGACATCCGCTCCACCGCAAAGTGCATGGAGTTTGTGACCTTTTGAAAGTAAAAATAACAATAGCTCGAATTAACTCCTGACATTTCAAGCAGTGTTGGTTGAGTATTGACTGTGAGGGTACCTTAAACGACTTTCGCATGCTTGCATAGCCTGATTAATCCCTCAGTACTATATACGGCTAGCATTCCCAGCTTTGCGTAACTATACTGTTGGGTTGAGgaaaacgagagcgttgagacgccaaccggacagccCGGACGCCAACCGGACGCCATCCAGCCCAGTGAAtaccggcacgagcacgagacgcccgccagccgccgcgagcctcacgcgGCCCCGCCgagcagccaagccaagccacgcagacggcctagccactgcatgtggctactgccttcAACAATCGCAACCTTGTTGCTGGCCTTTAAGAGTGCCGTAGGGCGCATCTGTATTCGACATCTAAAGCTCAAAATAGTTCGTCGTCGCCCTCCCCAGTTGTGCTCGACAATGGACATAGGcaacgaggagggggggggggggttgtatttGCCAATTTCAGTTACAAGAGCGCAAGTCAACAGGTCTGCCTTCTGTATCACGCAGCTTGGTTTGTCAAATATGATTTTCTTCTATTGTGCAGGCTACGTTGTATTTCGTAGAGGAAATTTAAATTTATCTCCTAATTAAACTCATCAGCAAAGGTTCAACACATTAATGCTTTAGAGTGGCAAGTACTAGTGCAATGGGTGGGGAAAGCTGACAGCAGCTTGTCTGTTTTGCCAAATGCGCGTATGCGGTTTTTGAATATTGTGTTGGGGGAAGCGCACACCGTATATTTTTTCAAGTATGCGCGCTGCTTTTGCTTATAGTGCTGTGAAAAATTAACTGGCCACTGACGCTAAAGACTATGCGACAGATGGGTTCCGGCTATGTTTCGTCGCCTAGTCCCTACCGCCAGCGACCATTTGGTGCACTTCAGAACACATTCCTAGTGCTCAGTTGAGTCCTTTGTGGCCTTGACACTAGATGAATTTTCCTGCGGAGAACGTACGTGTAAGACAAGAAGCAAAAGACAATGACACACTGGCGCCGGAACTCTCTTCATTCTGAACATGGGCGTGCTATTCTTTTTTTCTAAGTTCAACGTAGAACTGGTTACTTGCAACGGAAGTGGTTCTTGCATGACCAGCGCTTCCTGAACTTGGCCGAGTAGAGGTAAGGAATGTTGACGCGCTGTTTGCTGGTCACCGTGGCCGTGGGCTGGAGAGACACACCGTAGCTGCGACACTTGCTCATGGCAGTGTACAGGTAGAAGAAACGCTCGCGGTCGTAGCCGATCAGGGGGTTCACGGCAGACGTCGCCAAGAAGACGGCGATGAGCCGCTCGCTCCAGAAGACAGAGATCTCATCGGCGTACGCCAGATGGAGCGCGCTGTCGCGTATGCCAGGGGTTAGGTAGGGACCGTAGCGGGAGGCCGCACAAGCCTCGTAACTCGCGTAGCTTGTCAGAGTGACGTTGTCCCAGTAGTTGCTCAGTTCGAAGATGGGCGCCAAGGCGTAGGCGAGCTTCCAGGTCACCGCCACGGCATGCATATAGAATGCATCACGCGTGCTGGGTAGGGTCGTGTTGAACAGTGCCATGGGGACGTACAGTGTGTTCTCGGGGAACGAGTAGACGGGCATGGTATCGAAGACCGAGCCGTACCACTCGGGGTCGGTGATGTGCTTGTCTGGAGGTCGCAACGACATTGCTGCCTGCATTCGCCGCCGCCAGACGTGCGAGTACATCTGGAATACGTCACCATTCCGTTTGGGAAGCAGTCGCCGATTGTAGGCGTCCAGCTGCGTGTCGTTGAGCAGCCAGCGGGGCAGGAACGTCTTGAACTCCATGAGCATGAGGATGCGAAGGAGTTTCTTCTTGTCCTCGCTTGAGAACTTCCACGGTACAACGGCTCGCGTCAGCACTGTTCGCTTGATGACGTTGACGAAGTTGTCGAGGTTCTGCCAGTACTCTGGGGGCTTTGTCGCGTACAGGTCGTAGAGATGGAGGAGTGGCAGTGCTTCTTCTGAGAGCCGGAGACAGACTTCGGCCTTGAGCCACACCATCTTGTCGATTCCGGTCAGCTGGTACATGCGAGCCCTCACGATGTTGTTGGGAATTTCGAAGATGAAGGGTGACAGATGCACCAGAAGTCGAAAGCCGAGGTAGTTTAGCAAGTGCTCTGGTTGCAGGTAACGGAAGACAAAGTCCAGTGAACTGGCCACGGTCGGGTTCCTAAGAAGAACCGTCGCGTTGCTCGTGATGTTCGCTTTTTCCGGTAGCAGCCTTCTGATGTAGAGTTCCAAGACGCCCAATTCTCCCAACGCAGCCGTCACGTGGGAGAAGGTGCAAAAACTGCGCTCCGAAACCCTCCTGGATGCATGGGCAAGGATCAGAGAAACCAGCTGGATCTGCTCTTGGACCCTGTAGACGTCTTTGGAAGTGTGTGAGAAGTAGAAGAACGACTCTGCAATGAGCTGCCGGTGCAAGACCAAGGACCGTGCCTTCATCTCGTAACTCGAGAGGTCGTCTTTTCTCAGGAGGAGGATCGGGTCGTCGACTTCAAACGTCCGGTCTCTGGGCCCGCCGAAAACTCGCACACTAACCAAAGCCGTGAGGCCCAGACCCATTGCCAGCCGGCTTGCCGCAACCAGGACGTTGGTGAATGTGACGTCATGGTGTTGAGGCTCGGTGTAAGGCCATCCGCTCAGGCCGAACTCCGCGAGTTCCTTGCGAGCCATGCCCAGAGTGCGCCGCTCTCGCGTGTCAGTTTTCATGCACTCCTCGAAGAGCACGTCATTGGCGAGCTCGAACTCGAACGTGGAGCCGTTGGCCATTGGGGGTGAGGACGGCCTCTTGGCCATTTCGGCGAGGGCTCGTGTCAGGAGCGTGTTTAGGACCGAGTCCACTTTCTCTTCATCCGGCGCGCTGTAGCCGCCGTGCGACCGAGTCCAGGTGCCGCAGGCGAACTCGTGGAAGTCTTCGCACGGACTCACCGACCGGTTCAGCGTGCGCTGGACGACGTCGTACTCGTCGCTACAGTACTCGAACTGGTCGCACGTCATCTGGGGCATGTGCGGCGC containing:
- the LOC144109402 gene encoding neprilysin-1-like; amino-acid sequence: MSSSDGLEARRDTPEPNPKQQLFSEITYENLDTAASEASLRGRHRSSPASSSTTSSAQSAAYGGWSRFSVAHGGDAAIRSVAGNSIFTGRLSFKRSLQWVPTASVDRKLRERRLSLWRYGSLEGAVSASFRRAPQPSRNRQLLCFALSFLAAGITLVVLVVCLRLYARNADPLDSAPHMPQMTCDQFEYCSDEYDVVQRTLNRSVSPCEDFHEFACGTWTRSHGGYSAPDEEKVDSVLNTLLTRALAEMAKRPSSPPMANGSTFEFELANDVLFEECMKTDTRERRTLGMARKELAEFGLSGWPYTEPQHHDVTFTNVLVAASRLAMGLGLTALVSVRVFGGPRDRTFEVDDPILLLRKDDLSSYEMKARSLVLHRQLIAESFFYFSHTSKDVYRVQEQIQLVSLILAHASRRVSERSFCTFSHVTAALGELGVLELYIRRLLPEKANITSNATVLLRNPTVASSLDFVFRYLQPEHLLNYLGFRLLVHLSPFIFEIPNNIVRARMYQLTGIDKMVWLKAEVCLRLSEEALPLLHLYDLYATKPPEYWQNLDNFVNVIKRTVLTRAVVPWKFSSEDKKKLLRILMLMEFKTFLPRWLLNDTQLDAYNRRLLPKRNGDVFQMYSHVWRRRMQAAMSLRPPDKHITDPEWYGSVFDTMPVYSFPENTLYVPMALFNTTLPSTRDAFYMHAVAVTWKLAYALAPIFELSNYWDNVTLTSYASYEACAASRYGPYLTPGIRDSALHLAYADEISVFWSERLIAVFLATSAVNPLIGYDRERFFYLYTAMSKCRSYGVSLQPTATVTSKQRVNIPYLYSAKFRKRWSCKNHFRCK